In Thauera sp. JM12B12, one DNA window encodes the following:
- the serC gene encoding 3-phosphoserine/phosphohydroxythreonine transaminase has protein sequence MSRVWNFSAGPAVLPEEVLRQAAEEMLDWHGSGMGVMEMSHRGKEFTAIAAQAEADLRELLSVPANYRILFMQGGAIAENAIIPMNLMGDKRVADYVVTGAWSQKSQKEARKYGEVNIAASSEAGGFTSVPAMVDWKLSADPAYVFTCTNETIGGVEYPFEPDLAQIGRGEVAVVADMSSHILSRAVDVSKYGLIFGGAQKNIGPAGLTIVIVRDDLLGHAMPHCPTAFDFKTVAEHGSMYNTPPTYGIYIAGLVFQWLKRQGGVAAIEAQNIAKAKLLYDFLDGSDFYENRVDRACRSRMNVPFFLKDEALNDAFLAESKAAGLVQLKGHKSVGGMRASIYNAMPLAGVAALVDFMRDFAARRG, from the coding sequence ATGAGCCGCGTCTGGAACTTCAGCGCCGGTCCCGCGGTGCTGCCCGAGGAGGTGCTGCGCCAGGCGGCCGAGGAGATGCTCGACTGGCACGGCAGCGGCATGGGCGTGATGGAGATGAGCCATCGCGGCAAGGAGTTCACCGCCATCGCCGCCCAGGCCGAGGCCGACCTGCGCGAGCTGCTGTCGGTGCCTGCGAACTACCGCATCCTCTTCATGCAGGGCGGCGCGATCGCCGAGAACGCGATCATTCCGATGAACCTGATGGGCGACAAGCGTGTGGCCGACTACGTGGTCACCGGCGCGTGGTCGCAGAAGTCGCAGAAGGAAGCGCGCAAGTATGGCGAGGTGAATATCGCCGCGTCGTCCGAGGCGGGCGGCTTCACCAGCGTGCCGGCGATGGTCGACTGGAAGTTGTCGGCCGATCCGGCGTACGTGTTCACCTGCACCAACGAGACCATCGGCGGCGTCGAGTACCCCTTCGAGCCCGACCTGGCGCAGATCGGCCGCGGCGAGGTGGCGGTGGTGGCCGACATGTCCTCGCACATCCTGTCGCGTGCGGTCGACGTGTCGAAGTACGGACTGATCTTCGGCGGTGCGCAGAAGAACATCGGTCCGGCGGGGCTGACCATCGTCATCGTTCGCGACGACCTGCTCGGCCATGCGATGCCGCATTGCCCCACGGCCTTCGACTTCAAGACCGTGGCTGAGCATGGTTCCATGTACAACACGCCGCCGACCTACGGCATCTACATCGCCGGACTGGTCTTCCAGTGGCTGAAGCGGCAAGGCGGCGTGGCCGCCATCGAGGCGCAGAACATCGCCAAGGCGAAGCTGCTGTACGACTTCCTCGACGGCAGCGATTTCTACGAGAATCGTGTCGACAGGGCCTGCCGCTCGCGCATGAACGTGCCCTTCTTCCTCAAGGACGAGGCGCTCAACGACGCCTTCCTCGCCGAGTCGAAGGCCGCCGGGCTGGTGCAGTTGAAGGGGCACAAGTCGGTAGGCGGCATGCGGGCGTCGATTTACAACGCGATGCCACTTGCCGGTGTCGCGGCGCTGGTCGACTTCATGCGCGACTTCGCCGCGCGCCGCGGCTGA